The following proteins are co-located in the Prionailurus viverrinus isolate Anna chromosome A1, UM_Priviv_1.0, whole genome shotgun sequence genome:
- the LOC125173281 gene encoding olfactory receptor 13G1 — protein MNNSIVTEFMILGLTQNPELQGVLFIVFLCIYLVAFFGNGLIIIVIIYNTTLHTPMYVFLLALAIVDIICTTSIIPKMLGTMLTSGKSISYGSCMSQLFFFTWSLGAEMVLFTTMAYDRYVAICFPLRYSTIMNHHMCVALLSIAMVIAVTNSWVHTGLILNLTFCGPNNIDHFFCEIPPLLSLSCSPVRINEVMVYVADISLAIGDFSLTCLSYGFIIAAILRIRTAEGKRKAFSTCSSHLIVVSLYYCPVIYTYIRPASSYSFERDKVIAALYTLVTPTLNPIVYSLRNKEMQTGIQKVFAF, from the coding sequence ATGAATAACAGCATTGTAACTGAGTTTATGATTCTGGGACTTACCCAAAATCCTGAACTGCAGGGAGTTCTCttcattgtctttctctgcatctacctTGTGGCCTTTTTTGGCAATGGGCTAATTATCATTGTTATAATCTATAATACCACCTTGCATACGCCCATGTATGTGTTCCTCTTGGCACTAGCTATTGTGGATATCATCTGTACAACAAGCATTATACCAAAGATGCTGGGGACCATGCTAACATCAGGAAAGAGTATTTCATATGGAAGCTGCATGTCCCAGCTCTTCTTCTTCACGTGGTCACTGGGGGCTGAGATGGTACTCTTCACCACAATGGCCTATGACCGTTATGTGGCCATCTGTTTTCCTCTTCGCTACAGCACTATTATGAACCACCATATGTGTGTGGCCTTGCTTAGCATTGCCATGGTTATTGCAGTAACCAATTCCTGGGTACACACAGGTCTCATCCTGAACCTGACTTTCTGTGGGCCAAATAACATTGACCACTTCTTCTGTGAGATACCCCCACTGCTCTCTTTGTCCTGCAGTCCTGTGAGAATTAATGAGGTGATGGTATATGTTGCTGATATTTCCCTGGCCATAGGTGACTTCAGCCTCACCTGCCTGTCTTATGGTTTTATCATTGCTGCCATTCTCCGCATCCGCACAGCAGAAGGCAAGAGGAAGGCTTTTTCAACATGTTCATCCCACCTCATAGTTGTGTCCCTTTACTACTGCCCTGTAATCTACACATATATCCGCCCTGCTTCCAGCTACTCATTTGAAAGGGACAAGGTGATAGCTGCACTATATACTCTTGTGACCCCAACTTTAAACCCAATTGTGTATAGTTTACGAAACAAGGAGATGCAGACAGGGATTCAGAAAGTCTTTGCATTTTGA